A single window of Arcobacter venerupis DNA harbors:
- the serA gene encoding phosphoglycerate dehydrogenase, translated as MTKHTIVVCDHIHEAGLQILQNTEDVNYVYAADVNKTELLDIIKDAHVAITRSSTDVDEKFLNAATNLKAIIRAGVGYDNVDMEGCSKRGIIAMNVPTANTIAAVELTMTHMLSCMRKFPYAHNQLKNDRVWKREDWYGNELYGKKLGVIGFGNIGHRVALRAKSFEMDVMTYDPYIPSTKATDLGIKYTTNFEDILSCDIITIHTPKNKETINMIGFEEIARMKDGVVLINCARGGLYNEDALYENLKSGKIAMAGIDVFIKEPATSHPLLDLPNVTVTAHLGANTKESQREISVQAANNAIESARGIAYPNALNLPIDESKIPPFVKPYIELTQKMAFLVAQISKSEIRSINISAEGKISEYLDSLQTFATVGVLAVSSGSEVNYVNANFIAKEKGIELTTSEYSNNSGYQNKVTIKLTTSTGVKTISGTVFNDDVQRIVEISGFSLDIEPKGKMIIMRNSDVPGVIGEVGRILGDNKINIADFRLSRGKDGALAVILIDEKPSSDILKKLDNLEAAIAVAYAEI; from the coding sequence ATGACGAAACATACAATTGTAGTTTGTGATCATATACATGAAGCTGGTTTACAAATTCTTCAAAATACTGAAGATGTAAACTATGTATATGCAGCAGATGTAAATAAAACAGAACTATTAGATATCATCAAAGATGCTCATGTAGCAATTACAAGATCATCTACTGATGTTGATGAGAAATTTTTAAATGCAGCTACTAATTTAAAAGCAATTATTAGAGCTGGTGTTGGTTATGATAATGTTGATATGGAAGGTTGTAGTAAAAGAGGGATAATCGCAATGAATGTTCCAACTGCAAACACAATAGCAGCAGTTGAATTAACTATGACTCACATGCTATCTTGTATGAGAAAATTTCCATACGCTCATAATCAATTAAAAAATGATAGAGTATGGAAAAGAGAAGATTGGTATGGAAATGAACTTTATGGTAAAAAACTTGGAGTTATAGGTTTTGGTAATATTGGTCATAGAGTTGCACTTAGAGCTAAATCATTTGAAATGGATGTAATGACTTACGATCCATATATTCCTTCAACTAAAGCAACTGATTTAGGTATTAAGTATACAACTAATTTCGAAGATATCTTATCTTGTGACATTATTACAATTCATACGCCAAAAAATAAAGAAACTATCAATATGATAGGTTTCGAAGAAATTGCAAGAATGAAAGATGGTGTAGTTTTAATTAACTGCGCAAGAGGTGGATTATATAATGAAGATGCATTGTATGAAAACCTAAAATCTGGAAAAATTGCAATGGCTGGTATTGATGTATTTATCAAAGAACCTGCAACTAGTCATCCTTTATTAGATTTACCAAATGTAACTGTAACTGCTCACTTAGGAGCAAATACAAAAGAATCACAAAGAGAAATCTCTGTTCAAGCGGCAAATAATGCAATTGAATCAGCACGTGGAATTGCTTATCCTAATGCTCTGAATTTACCAATTGATGAGAGTAAAATCCCACCATTTGTAAAACCATATATTGAATTAACTCAAAAAATGGCTTTTTTAGTAGCACAAATAAGTAAAAGTGAAATTAGATCTATTAATATTTCAGCTGAGGGTAAAATTTCTGAATATTTAGATTCTTTACAAACATTTGCAACGGTTGGAGTGTTAGCTGTTAGTTCAGGAAGTGAAGTAAACTATGTTAATGCTAATTTTATTGCAAAAGAAAAAGGAATTGAACTTACAACTTCTGAATACTCAAATAATAGTGGCTACCAAAATAAGGTAACTATTAAACTAACAACTTCTACAGGTGTTAAAACAATATCTGGAACTGTATTCAATGATGATGTACAAAGAATTGTTGAAATTAGCGGTTTTTCTTTAGATATTGAGCCAAAAGGTAAAATGATTATTATGAGAAACAGTGATGTACCAGGTGTAATTGGTGAAGTTGGAAGAATTTTAGGTGATAATAAAATTAATATTGCTGACTTTAGGTTATCAAGAGGGAAAGATGGCGCGTTAGCTGTAATTCTAATTGATGAAAAACCAAGTTCAGATATATTAAAAAAACTAGATAATTTAGAAGCTGCAATTGCAGTTGCTTATGCAGAAATTTAA
- a CDS encoding 30S ribosomal protein S1, which translates to MGIEDIDLGEDFDFEQMLNESFENAENNSVVDGVIVEISSERVLVDVGQKIEGQLNISEITIGGEVKYKVGDTIPVMLMGSRGERPSISHKKVLQKEKFDAFVKLHGENVEDVTIEGKIVSVKQRGGFIIEDTDGCEYFMPMAQSYLKAIGAVGKTVKAKVIKVNKAQNSIIVSRKKLIEESKAVKDNKVTEILDNKEAVIGTIKKITSYGMFVDLGGIDGLVNYNEISYKGPVNPANYYNEGDEVSVVVLSYDKTKQHLSLSIKAALSNPWEEIKDELEVGDTITVTVSNFESYGAFVDLGNDIEGLLHISEISWNKNLKNPKELLTIGEEINVEVIELNIEQKRLRVSLKNLQEKPFAKFTNDHKVGDVIKGKIATLTDFGAFVSIGDVDGLLHNEEASWEPNAKCKTLYKKGDEVEVKIIKIDREKENISLSIKEIADSPAKKFQDAYKIGDIVKGTVKDAKDFGIFIKLENNLDGLIRNEDFGPLKADEVKNGDEIEAVVVNIDTKKNRVRLSVRRLEQQQEREVLKSVNDDSSMTLGDIIKDQMK; encoded by the coding sequence ATGGGTATCGAAGATATTGATTTAGGTGAAGACTTTGATTTTGAGCAAATGCTTAATGAGTCTTTTGAGAATGCAGAAAATAATTCTGTAGTTGATGGTGTAATTGTAGAAATTTCTAGTGAAAGAGTTCTAGTTGATGTTGGTCAAAAAATTGAGGGTCAATTAAATATTTCTGAAATTACAATTGGTGGTGAAGTTAAATACAAAGTTGGTGACACAATTCCTGTTATGTTAATGGGAAGCAGAGGTGAGAGACCAAGTATTTCACATAAAAAAGTTTTACAAAAAGAAAAATTTGACGCTTTTGTAAAACTTCATGGTGAAAATGTAGAAGACGTAACTATTGAAGGTAAAATCGTTTCTGTTAAACAAAGAGGTGGTTTTATAATCGAAGATACTGATGGTTGTGAATATTTCATGCCGATGGCACAATCTTACTTAAAAGCTATTGGAGCAGTTGGAAAAACTGTTAAAGCAAAAGTTATTAAAGTAAACAAAGCACAAAATTCAATTATTGTTTCAAGAAAAAAATTAATTGAAGAATCAAAAGCTGTAAAAGACAATAAAGTAACTGAAATTTTAGATAATAAAGAAGCAGTTATTGGAACAATCAAAAAAATTACTTCTTATGGAATGTTTGTTGATTTAGGTGGAATTGATGGTTTAGTAAACTACAATGAAATCTCATACAAAGGTCCTGTTAATCCTGCAAATTATTACAATGAAGGTGATGAAGTTTCAGTTGTTGTTTTATCTTATGACAAAACAAAACAACATTTATCATTATCTATCAAAGCTGCACTTTCTAATCCTTGGGAAGAGATCAAAGACGAATTAGAAGTTGGAGATACAATTACTGTAACTGTTTCTAATTTTGAATCTTATGGTGCATTTGTTGATTTAGGAAATGATATTGAAGGTTTACTACATATTTCAGAAATTTCATGGAATAAAAACTTAAAAAATCCAAAAGAACTTTTAACAATTGGTGAAGAAATCAATGTTGAAGTTATTGAATTAAATATTGAACAAAAAAGATTAAGAGTATCTTTAAAAAATCTTCAAGAAAAACCTTTTGCAAAATTCACTAATGACCATAAAGTTGGTGATGTAATTAAAGGTAAAATTGCCACATTAACTGACTTTGGTGCTTTTGTTAGCATTGGTGATGTTGATGGTTTATTACACAATGAAGAAGCTTCATGGGAACCTAATGCAAAATGTAAAACTCTTTACAAAAAAGGTGATGAAGTTGAAGTAAAAATTATCAAAATTGATAGAGAAAAAGAAAATATCTCATTATCAATTAAAGAAATTGCTGATTCTCCTGCAAAAAAATTCCAAGATGCTTATAAAATTGGTGATATTGTAAAAGGAACAGTAAAAGATGCTAAAGATTTTGGAATTTTCATCAAATTAGAAAATAACCTTGATGGTTTAATTAGAAATGAAGATTTTGGTCCATTAAAAGCCGATGAAGTAAAAAATGGTGATGAAATCGAAGCAGTTGTTGTAAATATTGATACTAAAAAAAATAGAGTTAGATTATCTGTTAGAAGATTAGAACAACAACAAGAAAGAGAAGTTTTAAAATCTGTAAATGATGATTCATCTATGACTTTAGGTGACATTATAAAAGATCAAATGAAATAA
- a CDS encoding 4-hydroxy-3-methylbut-2-enyl diphosphate reductase, which produces MKVKLASNYGFCFGVKRAIKIAEDYKNSATMGPLIHNQDEINRLQNDFNVGLYNNLSDVKENDTVIIRTHGIPKNELKNLRKLNAKVINATCPFVTTPQQIVKKMSNEGYSILIFGDADHPEVKGVQSYGENQEDVHIILEPSDLDNIVFRQNKIATVAQTTKKKEKYLEIVNTLILKNKEVRVFNTICDATFENQDAARDLSKEVDIMIVIGGKNSSNTKQLHSICLENCPDSYLIENETELENIWFNKKDLCGVTAGASTPDWIIQQVIDKIESFN; this is translated from the coding sequence ATGAAAGTAAAATTAGCATCAAATTATGGTTTTTGTTTTGGTGTAAAAAGAGCAATTAAAATTGCAGAAGATTATAAAAACTCAGCAACAATGGGTCCACTTATTCATAACCAAGATGAAATAAATAGGCTACAAAATGATTTTAATGTAGGTTTATACAATAATTTAAGTGATGTAAAAGAGAATGATACGGTAATTATTAGAACACATGGTATTCCCAAAAATGAATTAAAAAATTTAAGAAAATTAAATGCAAAAGTTATTAATGCAACTTGCCCATTTGTTACAACTCCTCAACAAATAGTAAAAAAAATGTCTAATGAAGGATATTCTATACTTATTTTTGGAGATGCGGATCATCCAGAAGTAAAAGGTGTTCAATCTTATGGAGAAAATCAAGAAGACGTTCATATTATTTTAGAACCCTCAGATTTAGACAATATTGTATTTAGGCAAAATAAAATTGCAACCGTTGCTCAAACAACTAAAAAGAAAGAAAAATATCTTGAAATTGTTAATACTTTAATCTTAAAAAATAAAGAAGTTAGAGTTTTTAATACTATTTGCGATGCAACTTTTGAGAATCAAGATGCAGCTAGAGATCTTTCAAAAGAGGTTGATATTATGATTGTAATTGGTGGCAAAAACTCATCAAATACTAAACAATTACACTCAATTTGCTTAGAAAATTGTCCAGATTCTTACCTAATAGAAAATGAAACTGAACTTGAAAATATTTGGTTTAATAAAAAAGATTTATGTGGTGTAACAGCTGGTGCAAGCACTCCTGACTGGATAATACAACAAGTTATAGATAAAATAGAATCATTCAACTAA
- the aroA gene encoding 3-phosphoshikimate 1-carboxyvinyltransferase — MEKFSIKKLTKAFDVEIDSIASDKSISHRCAMFSLFSNQTSYIKNYLTAEDTLNTLSIVEQLGAIIKRDGSSVEITPTPTLTEPSDVLDCGNSGTAMRLFCGLLASVDGAFTLTGDKYLRNRPMKRVADPLRSIGALIDGRENGNKAPLFIRGVKELQPFTYHSPVDSAQVKSAMILAALRANGISKYKENELTRDHTERMLKGMGAKLENDSDGFINIHPLTEHLKPLNITVPTDPSSAFFFALAASITKGARVLIKNVTLNPTRIEAYQVLKRMGVIVNFIEKENVYEPIGDIEVINNELNGVDVSENISWLIDELPALSIAMSLANGKSKVSNAKELRVKESDRISSVVNNLKLCGVTYKEFEDGYEIIGGSIQKAVINSHGDHRIAMSFAIAGLNSDMEIEDVQCIETSFPNFKELLDSLY, encoded by the coding sequence GTGGAAAAATTCAGCATTAAAAAATTGACAAAAGCATTTGATGTAGAAATAGATTCAATTGCAAGTGATAAATCAATATCTCACAGATGTGCAATGTTTTCGCTTTTTTCAAACCAAACTTCATACATTAAAAACTATTTAACAGCTGAAGATACGTTAAATACTTTAAGTATCGTAGAACAATTAGGTGCAATTATTAAAAGAGATGGTTCAAGCGTTGAAATAACGCCAACACCAACTCTTACTGAGCCTTCTGATGTTCTTGATTGTGGAAACTCAGGAACAGCAATGAGACTATTTTGTGGGCTATTAGCTAGCGTTGATGGTGCATTTACACTAACAGGTGATAAGTATTTAAGAAATAGACCAATGAAAAGAGTTGCAGATCCACTAAGAAGTATCGGTGCACTAATAGATGGAAGAGAAAATGGAAATAAAGCACCTTTATTTATTAGAGGAGTAAAAGAGCTTCAACCATTTACTTACCATTCTCCTGTTGATTCAGCTCAAGTTAAATCTGCAATGATTTTAGCAGCTCTTAGAGCAAATGGAATTTCAAAATATAAAGAGAATGAATTAACAAGAGACCACACAGAAAGAATGTTAAAAGGAATGGGCGCAAAGCTTGAAAATGATTCAGATGGTTTCATAAATATTCATCCTCTAACTGAACATTTAAAACCTTTAAATATTACAGTTCCAACTGATCCTTCCTCTGCATTTTTCTTTGCACTTGCAGCTTCTATTACAAAAGGTGCAAGAGTTCTTATTAAAAATGTAACTTTAAATCCAACAAGAATTGAAGCTTATCAAGTTTTAAAAAGAATGGGTGTAATTGTAAACTTTATTGAAAAAGAGAATGTTTACGAGCCTATTGGTGATATTGAAGTAATTAATAATGAATTAAATGGTGTTGACGTTAGTGAAAATATATCATGGCTTATTGATGAGTTGCCAGCCTTATCAATTGCAATGAGTTTAGCAAATGGAAAATCAAAAGTTTCAAATGCAAAAGAGTTAAGAGTTAAAGAGAGTGATAGGATTTCAAGTGTTGTAAACAACTTAAAACTTTGTGGAGTAACTTATAAAGAATTTGAAGATGGATATGAAATAATTGGTGGATCTATACAAAAAGCTGTAATAAATTCTCACGGTGACCACAGAATTGCCATGAGTTTTGCAATAGCTGGACTTAATAGTGATATGGAAATTGAAGATGTTCAATGTATTGAAACATCTTTCCCAAATTTTAAAGAACTTCTAGACTCTTTATACTAA